One window from the genome of Lawsonibacter asaccharolyticus encodes:
- a CDS encoding periplasmic binding protein — MGSSVSFTDSLGSTITLEEAPQRVAALIGSYAETWVLAGGRTRWQR, encoded by the coding sequence GAGCTTCACGGACAGCTTGGGCAGTACCATTACCCTGGAGGAAGCGCCCCAGCGGGTGGCAGCCCTGATCGGCAGCTACGCGGAGACCTGGGTCCTGGCAGGAGGGAGGACACGCTGGCAGCGGTGA
- a CDS encoding transport system permease protein, with the protein MAQSLGLSARAARNLLLTLAAVLCGAAVSFAGLVGFVGLLVPTRPASW; encoded by the coding sequence GTGGCCCAGTCCCTGGGGCTGTCTGCCCGGGCGGCCCGGAACCTCCTGCTTACCCTGGCGGCGGTGCTGTGCGGCGCGGCGGTGAGCTTTGCCGGGCTGGTGGGCTTCGTGGGCCTGCTGGTGCCCACGCGGCCCGCTTCCTGGTAG
- a CDS encoding ABC-type Fe3+-siderophore transport system has product MTVCDLAARVLFVPFELPVGILLSLMGGPFFLWLLFRQRGGRRT; this is encoded by the coding sequence GTGACAGTGTGTGACCTGGCGGCCCGGGTGCTGTTCGTCCCCTTTGAGCTGCCAGTGGGCATCCTGCTCTCCCTGATGGGCGGCCCCTTCTTTCTGTGGCTGCTGTTCCGGCAGAGGGGAGGGCGGCGGACATGA
- a CDS encoding glutamate synthase domain: protein MNREGYQQRGLYDPAFEHDACGIGAVVDIKGRQSYETVDSALKIVEKLEHRAGKDAEGKTGDGVGILLQISQFFQKAATECGIQLGEARDYGVGMFFFPQDTLRRNQAKKMFEVIVAKEGMEFLGWRKVPVCPEVLGQKALSKMPNIQQAFVKRPGDAARGLEFDRRLYVARRVFEQSNDNTYVPSLSSRTVVYKGMFLVGELRKFYLDLQSRDYHSAIACVHSRFSTTPILLGAGPP, encoded by the coding sequence ATGAACAGAGAAGGCTATCAGCAGCGCGGCTTGTATGACCCGGCGTTTGAGCACGATGCCTGCGGCATCGGAGCCGTGGTGGACATCAAGGGCCGCCAGAGCTATGAGACGGTGGACAGTGCGCTGAAAATCGTGGAGAAGCTGGAGCATCGAGCGGGAAAGGACGCTGAGGGAAAGACGGGTGACGGCGTGGGCATCCTCCTCCAGATCTCCCAGTTTTTTCAGAAGGCGGCCACGGAGTGCGGCATCCAGCTGGGGGAGGCGCGGGACTATGGCGTAGGTATGTTTTTCTTTCCCCAGGACACTCTCAGGCGCAATCAGGCTAAGAAGATGTTCGAGGTCATTGTGGCCAAGGAAGGCATGGAATTTCTGGGCTGGCGGAAGGTGCCTGTCTGCCCAGAGGTGCTGGGCCAGAAGGCACTGTCCAAGATGCCCAACATCCAGCAGGCCTTCGTGAAGCGGCCGGGGGATGCGGCCCGGGGACTGGAGTTCGACCGCAGGCTGTATGTGGCCCGCCGAGTCTTTGAGCAGTCCAACGACAACACCTATGTCCCCTCCCTGTCCAGCCGGACAGTGGTATATAAGGGGATGTTCCTGGTGGGGGAACTGCGGAAGTTCTACCTGGACCTGCAGAGTCGGGACTACCACAGCGCCATCGCATGCGTTCACTCCCGCTTCTCCACCACACCAATCCTCCTGGGAGCGGGCCCACCCTAA
- a CDS encoding ABC-type Fe3+-siderophore transport system: MLAGVAISSMLSAAIDAVSILFPEAALGAGSFMVGRLSGVTVAA; encoded by the coding sequence GTGCTGGCCGGGGTGGCCATCAGCAGCATGCTCTCCGCCGCCATCGACGCGGTCTCCATCCTGTTCCCGGAGGCCGCCCTGGGGGCAGGCAGCTTTATGGTGGGCCGGCTGTCTGGGGTGACAGTGGCCGCCTGA
- a CDS encoding nitrogen regulatory protein P-II — MDFCIGTVVFILLGYGIMNSENYFFGLIGMPEYQMFTNFYAFGWSNFFFHLVFCATAATIVSGAMAERTKFLAYCVYSGVISAVVYPSRPGGSGTARAGWSSSATWTSPAPL, encoded by the coding sequence ATGGATTTCTGCATCGGAACGGTGGTCTTCATCCTGCTGGGCTACGGCATCATGAACAGTGAGAACTATTTCTTCGGCCTGATCGGCATGCCGGAGTATCAGATGTTTACGAACTTCTATGCCTTCGGCTGGTCTAACTTCTTTTTCCATCTGGTGTTCTGCGCCACAGCGGCCACCATCGTCTCCGGCGCCATGGCGGAGCGCACCAAATTCCTGGCCTACTGCGTGTACTCCGGCGTCATCAGCGCGGTGGTCTACCCATCGAGGCCGGGTGGGTCTGGAACAGCCAGGGCTGGCTGGTCCAGTTCGGCTACGTGGACTTCGCCGGCTCCTCTGTGA
- a CDS encoding nitrogen regulatory protein P-II yields MDFAGSSVIHMVGGLAALIGAWMLGPRIGKYTREKDGRIQVNAIPGHSLTMGALGCFILWFCWYGFNGAAAADAAQLAQILGNTTLAPAVATFTCMVFTWVRSGKPDVSMCLNASLAGLVGITAPCATVDALGAILIGAVDGILVVLVVELLDFKLHVDDPVGAVAVHCANGIWGTLADGLFNTSSGLLYGGGLYHLGVQCMGVAAIAAYASVSMFLVFKFIDKTIGLRVSAEDEIIGLDITEHALASAYADFRPAAPSALGGEGAGGPVDLSGLVPAALESRPAPDPSGRKLTKVTIICREERFSILKDTMAAIGVTGMTVSNVMGCGTQLGKVGQYRGVKMSMNLLPKIQVDIVVSRVDPALGGGCGGKSPPHWQSGGRKDLPVQRRKRGQGPDR; encoded by the coding sequence GTGGACTTCGCCGGCTCCTCTGTGATCCACATGGTGGGCGGACTGGCTGCCCTTATCGGCGCGTGGATGCTGGGCCCCCGGATCGGTAAGTACACCCGGGAAAAGGACGGCCGCATCCAGGTCAACGCCATCCCCGGGCACTCCCTGACCATGGGCGCGCTGGGGTGCTTCATCCTCTGGTTCTGCTGGTACGGCTTCAACGGCGCCGCCGCCGCAGATGCCGCCCAGCTAGCCCAGATCCTGGGCAACACCACCCTTGCCCCCGCCGTGGCCACCTTCACCTGCATGGTCTTCACCTGGGTGCGCAGCGGCAAGCCGGACGTCTCCATGTGTCTGAACGCCTCTCTGGCTGGCCTGGTGGGCATCACCGCCCCCTGTGCCACGGTAGACGCCTTGGGCGCGATCCTCATCGGCGCAGTCGATGGCATCCTGGTGGTGCTGGTGGTGGAGCTGCTGGACTTCAAGCTCCATGTGGACGACCCGGTGGGTGCTGTAGCGGTCCACTGTGCCAACGGCATCTGGGGCACCCTGGCGGACGGCCTGTTCAACACCTCCAGCGGGCTGCTCTACGGCGGCGGTCTCTACCACCTGGGGGTGCAGTGCATGGGTGTAGCTGCCATCGCCGCCTATGCCTCTGTATCCATGTTCCTGGTGTTCAAGTTCATCGACAAGACCATCGGTCTGCGGGTATCCGCCGAGGATGAGATCATCGGCCTGGACATCACAGAGCACGCCCTGGCCTCCGCCTACGCCGACTTCCGCCCCGCAGCCCCCAGCGCCCTAGGCGGAGAAGGGGCCGGCGGACCGGTGGACCTCTCCGGACTTGTGCCGGCCGCGCTGGAATCCCGGCCTGCGCCTGACCCCTCCGGCCGGAAGCTGACCAAGGTGACCATCATCTGTCGGGAGGAGCGCTTCTCCATCCTGAAGGACACCATGGCGGCCATCGGCGTCACCGGCATGACGGTGAGCAACGTGATGGGGTGCGGCACCCAGCTGGGCAAGGTGGGGCAGTACAGGGGCGTCAAAATGAGCATGAACCTGCTTCCTAAGATTCAGGTGGACATCGTGGTGTCCAGGGTGGACCCCGCCCTGGGTGGTGGCTGCGGCGGAAAAAGCCCTCCGCACTGGCAATCAGGGGGACGGAAAGATCTTCCTGTACAACGTAGAAAACGTGGTCAAGGTCCGGACCGGTGA
- a CDS encoding transport system permease protein, which yields MKSLPTSYTAARKWGIILLLALASLGAALLSMSFGSTQVPFSEILTALMGGETQAYNIVVYARLPRTLAALLCGSALAVGGSSSRECWATPWRGPISSG from the coding sequence ATGAAGTCCTTGCCGACATCCTATACGGCGGCGCGTAAGTGGGGGATCATCCTCCTGCTGGCTCTGGCCAGTCTGGGGGCGGCTCTGCTGAGCATGAGCTTCGGCTCCACCCAAGTCCCGTTTTCAGAGATCCTGACCGCCTTGATGGGCGGTGAGACCCAGGCATACAATATCGTGGTCTATGCCCGCCTGCCCCGCACCCTGGCGGCCCTGCTGTGCGGCAGTGCCCTGGCGGTGGGCGGGTCATCATCCAGGGAGTGCTGGGCAACCCCCTGGCGGGGCCCAATATCATCGGGGTGA